A stretch of DNA from Candidatus Omnitrophota bacterium:
GTTCTAACCTGCTATCCCGGGCTTCATGCCGTATGGCTCCACAGGATAGCGCACTTCTTCTACCGCAGAAAAGAATATACGACAGCCCGCATCATTTCCCACATAGGGCGTTTTCTCACGGGGATTGAAATCCATCCCGGCGCCACGATAGGCAGAAGATTTTTTATAGACCACGGCATGGGCGTTGTCATAGGCGAGACGACTGAAATCGGGAATGACGTACTCCTTTATCAGGGCGTTGTCCTCGGCGGCACGAGTCTTGAGAAGAAAAAGAGGCATCCCACGCTCTGCGATAATGTTGTTGTGGGGGCGGGGGCCATTGTACTGGGCGCTATAACCATAGGGGCGAGGTCAAGGATCGGCGCGGGTTCGGTTGTGATCTCGGAGGTGCCGCCGGATGTGAAAATGATCTCAT
This window harbors:
- the cysE gene encoding serine O-acetyltransferase, yielding MFETIREDIKTIFNEDPAAKNIFEVLTCYPGLHAVWLHRIAHFFYRRKEYTTARIISHIGRFLTGIEIHPGATIGRRFFIDHGMGVVIGETTEIGNDVLLYQGVVLGGTSLEKKKRHPTLCDNVVVGAGAIVLGAITIGARSRIGAGSVVISEVPPDVKMIS